A genomic window from Prochlorococcus sp. RS04 includes:
- a CDS encoding efflux RND transporter periplasmic adaptor subunit, with the protein MFDLIKKNINLRSGIILLSLAIFFVFITNSFKKNKSKDISDFVVQVEKGILSDSINTSGEVKAIRTSNIGPRKQGVIKEIKVDEGDLVKKDQVLASLDDEDFIYKIEELELNVEKQKSEFLRREYLYQEGAVSKEDYESYKNNYNISSAKLNDAKAEKSFYLIKAPYGGKITAKYAEIGSYVTPSTNLSSDPKTKNFIFELSEGLEIVAKVPESDIGRIKIGQEASVRIEAYPSKKYSAIVKKIATRAVKDNNVTSFEVTLNFKDISEEIKIGMTADLEFRVEGNEEKILVPTVSIVTEKGEKGILKVDKNNSPKFEKIEIGISSGNKTSVINGLEPGEQIFIDIPPWAKKRK; encoded by the coding sequence ATGTTTGATTTAATAAAAAAAAATATAAATCTAAGAAGTGGAATTATATTGCTTTCTCTAGCTATATTTTTCGTTTTTATAACCAATTCCTTCAAGAAAAATAAGTCAAAAGATATTTCTGATTTTGTAGTTCAAGTTGAAAAAGGAATCCTCTCAGATTCAATTAATACTAGTGGTGAAGTAAAAGCAATAAGGACAAGCAATATTGGGCCTCGGAAGCAAGGCGTAATAAAAGAAATCAAAGTAGATGAGGGCGATCTTGTAAAAAAAGATCAGGTTTTAGCTTCTCTTGATGATGAAGATTTTATCTATAAAATTGAAGAACTTGAATTAAATGTAGAAAAACAAAAATCTGAATTTTTAAGAAGGGAATATTTATATCAAGAAGGCGCAGTAAGTAAAGAAGACTATGAAAGTTATAAAAATAACTACAACATTAGTAGCGCAAAACTTAATGATGCAAAAGCTGAAAAAAGTTTCTATCTAATTAAAGCTCCTTATGGAGGAAAGATAACTGCAAAATATGCTGAGATAGGATCTTATGTCACACCAAGTACAAACTTAAGTTCGGACCCTAAAACCAAAAACTTTATTTTTGAACTATCAGAGGGCCTAGAAATTGTTGCTAAAGTTCCTGAGAGTGACATTGGCAGAATAAAAATAGGTCAAGAAGCCTCAGTAAGAATTGAGGCTTATCCCTCAAAAAAATATAGTGCAATAGTTAAAAAAATAGCTACAAGAGCTGTAAAAGATAATAATGTAACCTCATTCGAAGTAACTTTAAATTTTAAAGATATTTCTGAAGAAATTAAAATTGGAATGACTGCAGATCTTGAATTTAGAGTCGAAGGTAATGAAGAAAAAATCTTAGTACCAACAGTTTCTATTGTCACTGAAAAAGGTGAAAAAGGAATTTTGAAAGTTGATAAAAACAATTCTCCCAAATTTGAAAAAATCGAAATTGGTATTAGTAGTGGAAATAAAACTTCAGTAATTAATGGATTAGAACCTGGAGAGCAAATCTTTATTGATATTCCACCTTGGGCTAAGAAGAGAAAATGA
- the ychF gene encoding redox-regulated ATPase YchF — MLKAGIIGLPNVGKSTLFNALVENAKAQAANFPFCTIEPNKGIVSVPDQRLQELGNLSSSQNIIPTKIEFVDIAGLVKGASKGEGLGNKFLSNIREVDAIVHVVRCFEDSDVIHVSGKVDPLDDIEIINLELNLADLSQLQKRRERIKKQVRTSKEAAKEDTLLEKIEEELEKGLSVRSISLNEEENLIIKQLGFLTAKPIIYATNLNENDLAEGNDFSSKVQSFASNENTECIKISAQVESELIELEPEDKKDYLIGLGVEEGGLSSLIRSTYKLLGLKTYFTTGEKETKAWTIKDGMTAPQAAGVIHTDFEKGFIRAQTISYQNLIDSGSIANAKTKGLLRSEGKEYIVNEGDVMEFLFNV; from the coding sequence ATGTTAAAAGCAGGTATTATTGGATTACCAAATGTTGGAAAATCAACTCTATTTAATGCACTTGTAGAAAATGCTAAGGCCCAAGCGGCTAATTTTCCCTTTTGTACTATAGAACCTAATAAAGGCATAGTTTCAGTCCCAGATCAAAGGTTGCAAGAGTTAGGTAATTTAAGTTCTAGCCAAAATATTATCCCAACAAAAATTGAATTTGTAGATATCGCAGGACTAGTAAAAGGAGCTAGTAAAGGCGAAGGTTTGGGAAATAAATTTTTATCAAATATTAGGGAGGTTGATGCAATAGTTCATGTTGTAAGGTGCTTTGAAGATAGTGATGTAATTCATGTTTCTGGAAAGGTAGATCCCCTGGATGACATTGAGATAATTAATCTAGAATTGAATTTAGCTGATTTATCTCAACTCCAAAAAAGAAGAGAAAGAATTAAAAAACAGGTTAGAACTAGTAAAGAGGCAGCTAAAGAAGATACCTTACTAGAAAAAATTGAAGAAGAGCTAGAGAAAGGCCTTTCAGTTAGATCAATATCTTTGAATGAAGAAGAAAATTTAATAATTAAGCAATTAGGCTTCCTTACTGCTAAACCAATTATTTACGCAACTAATTTGAATGAAAATGACTTAGCTGAAGGTAATGATTTTTCATCAAAAGTTCAGAGTTTTGCAAGCAATGAAAATACAGAATGTATAAAAATATCAGCGCAAGTCGAATCTGAATTAATAGAGTTAGAACCAGAAGATAAAAAAGACTACCTTATTGGCTTAGGAGTAGAAGAAGGGGGATTAAGTTCATTAATTAGATCAACATATAAATTATTGGGATTAAAAACTTATTTCACTACCGGAGAAAAGGAGACAAAAGCTTGGACAATAAAAGATGGGATGACTGCGCCACAGGCAGCAGGAGTAATTCATACTGATTTTGAAAAAGGATTTATAAGAGCTCAGACTATTTCGTATCAAAATTTAATTGATTCAGGTTCAATTGCCAATGCAAAAACTAAAGGTCTTTTAAGAAGTGAAGGTAAGGAATATATTGTTAACGAAGGTGATGTAATGGAGTTCTTATTTAACGTTTAG
- a CDS encoding cytochrome B, producing MINILLILFFVILFLLFFYSKRNNKSAKKTTISQTYVPFLKEQEFNPDISTDNWDIHKVRLDKFKRSQYKGLTFFVSSENKIYYLSEEGDKVYC from the coding sequence ATGATAAATATACTATTAATTCTTTTTTTTGTAATTTTATTTTTATTATTTTTTTATTCAAAACGAAACAATAAGTCGGCCAAAAAAACAACAATTAGTCAAACTTATGTACCTTTCTTAAAAGAACAAGAATTTAATCCTGACATAAGTACTGATAATTGGGATATACACAAAGTTAGATTAGATAAATTTAAAAGATCACAATATAAGGGACTAACTTTCTTCGTAAGTTCAGAAAATAAAATTTACTATCTTTCGGAAGAAGGGGATAAGGTTTATTGCTAA
- a CDS encoding chlorophyll a/b-binding protein gives MSPLSGFLAVIVFFTAILVAYLTKQFQNENLNYSSSNQMKNTNTKVKTIEKEKVVAETLNGRFAMLGLIAAVGAYLTTGQIIPGFV, from the coding sequence ATGAGTCCACTTTCAGGTTTTTTAGCCGTAATTGTATTCTTTACAGCTATCCTCGTTGCTTATTTAACCAAGCAATTTCAAAACGAAAATTTAAACTATTCATCTTCTAATCAAATGAAAAACACAAACACAAAAGTCAAAACAATCGAAAAAGAAAAAGTTGTTGCAGAAACTCTTAACGGCAGATTCGCAATGCTTGGATTAATTGCTGCTGTTGGAGCATACCTAACAACAGGTCAAATAATTCCTGGTTTTGTTTAA
- a CDS encoding high light inducible protein, translating into MANSNVTTESGGRQNMFPTETRPYIDESVSYDSYPQNAEKVNGRWAMIGLVALVGAYVSTGQIIPGIF; encoded by the coding sequence ATGGCTAATTCAAACGTTACTACTGAATCAGGCGGCAGACAGAATATGTTTCCTACTGAAACACGTCCTTACATAGATGAGTCTGTTTCATACGATAGCTACCCACAAAATGCAGAAAAAGTTAATGGTCGTTGGGCAATGATTGGCCTTGTTGCATTAGTAGGTGCTTACGTTTCAACTGGACAAATTATTCCTGGCATTTTTTAA
- a CDS encoding high light inducible protein, with product MEFAKKIMTEKAEKLNGKAAMLGMFALVGAYYFTGQILPGIF from the coding sequence ATGGAATTCGCAAAAAAAATCATGACCGAAAAAGCTGAAAAGCTTAATGGTAAAGCAGCAATGCTTGGAATGTTTGCTCTTGTAGGAGCCTACTATTTTACTGGTCAAATTCTTCCAGGTATTTTCTAA
- a CDS encoding type 1 glutamine amidotransferase has translation MKEIKRLLVLQHLEIEGPGLFEQFAKERDLKIEIIRLDNKNALPQTKKGDLILIMGGPMGVKDIGSGKYPWLKLERDFIKKELENERPIVGVCLGAQLLASAAGGDIEILKYGSPPKALPEIGWSQIFIDKSNKDFKALFEDPFHVLHWHGDRILLPNKAVLIASSARCKEQFFRIGNFAYGLQFHIETTGGMINNWIKEDKEFVLKGLGLNGQEILKEENKKYIDKTFSKRKLLISKLFELLDN, from the coding sequence ATGAAGGAAATAAAACGCCTATTAGTTTTGCAGCATTTAGAAATAGAGGGGCCTGGTCTTTTTGAACAATTTGCTAAAGAAAGAGATTTAAAAATAGAAATTATTCGTTTAGATAATAAAAATGCTCTGCCGCAAACAAAAAAAGGTGACTTAATTTTAATTATGGGTGGACCAATGGGTGTTAAAGATATTGGAAGCGGAAAATATCCATGGCTTAAGTTAGAAAGAGATTTTATAAAAAAAGAATTAGAAAATGAGAGACCTATAGTCGGTGTTTGCTTAGGTGCTCAGTTACTTGCGAGTGCTGCTGGGGGAGATATAGAAATTCTTAAATATGGATCACCTCCAAAAGCATTACCAGAAATTGGATGGTCTCAAATTTTTATAGACAAATCGAATAAAGACTTTAAAGCACTGTTTGAAGATCCTTTTCATGTACTACATTGGCATGGAGATAGGATTTTGTTACCTAATAAAGCAGTACTCATTGCTAGTAGTGCACGTTGTAAGGAACAGTTTTTTAGGATTGGTAATTTTGCTTACGGATTACAATTCCATATAGAGACGACGGGGGGAATGATAAATAACTGGATTAAAGAAGATAAAGAGTTTGTCCTTAAAGGATTAGGCTTAAATGGTCAGGAAATTTTAAAAGAAGAGAATAAAAAATATATTGATAAAACTTTTTCAAAAAGAAAGCTTTTAATAAGTAAATTATTTGAATTATTAGATAATTAA
- a CDS encoding heat-labile enterotoxin alpha chain, with protein MIRLLIASILFFTPLGGFADENQREIENEAINLVIKKYGKGLENRLKGTGVTPSYRSWYENDCFVSIAAGTYQEDTWSAMNWFSVNVCSESAEIMESE; from the coding sequence ATGATACGTTTACTTATTGCATCAATTCTTTTTTTTACTCCACTAGGAGGTTTTGCTGATGAAAATCAAAGAGAAATTGAGAATGAAGCTATAAATCTTGTTATTAAAAAATATGGAAAAGGCTTAGAAAATAGATTAAAAGGAACAGGAGTAACTCCCAGTTATCGGAGTTGGTATGAAAATGATTGTTTTGTAAGTATTGCAGCAGGTACATATCAAGAAGATACTTGGTCGGCAATGAATTGGTTTAGCGTTAATGTCTGTTCTGAATCAGCTGAAATAATGGAAAGTGAATGA
- a CDS encoding DUF1651 domain-containing protein, which yields MDPKYSFGCSTSKPNGCLLNPEGSRIIFFEECKNSPKPNFKIYTHLFYTNHLGEPGGYKSSEKLNIDSAWEKWHELHQKGWTEVSHNYG from the coding sequence ATGGATCCTAAGTACTCATTTGGTTGTAGCACTAGCAAACCTAACGGATGCCTACTAAATCCCGAAGGCAGCAGAATTATCTTTTTCGAAGAATGCAAAAATTCTCCTAAACCTAATTTTAAAATTTATACGCATCTTTTCTATACAAATCACCTTGGAGAACCAGGAGGGTACAAATCCTCTGAAAAACTCAATATAGATTCAGCCTGGGAAAAGTGGCACGAACTTCACCAAAAAGGGTGGACAGAAGTATCTCACAATTACGGATAA
- a CDS encoding cupin domain-containing protein, producing the protein MKLKKFIPFCFLFIGTLALPQPSLAEEKIEVIPIIQSSKGLSGKNFNYLEGKPELRLLKVKIPVGLKTPIHTHPSPMLIHVTRGRLKHVRGEEINFFRAGDAFIESNNGGAHYVKNVGKKPAILHVGVISVVGIPTAINK; encoded by the coding sequence ATGAAATTAAAAAAATTTATTCCATTTTGCTTCCTTTTTATTGGGACTTTAGCTTTACCACAACCTTCTCTTGCTGAAGAAAAGATTGAAGTTATACCTATTATTCAAAGTTCAAAAGGACTAAGTGGTAAAAATTTTAATTATCTCGAGGGTAAGCCTGAATTAAGACTCTTAAAAGTAAAAATTCCAGTTGGCTTGAAAACTCCAATTCATACTCATCCTTCCCCAATGTTGATTCATGTCACAAGAGGAAGATTAAAGCATGTGAGGGGTGAAGAAATTAATTTTTTTAGAGCGGGTGATGCATTTATAGAGAGTAACAATGGTGGCGCCCACTATGTTAAAAATGTTGGGAAGAAGCCGGCCATACTTCATGTGGGAGTTATATCAGTAGTTGGAATTCCTACGGCCATAAATAAATAA
- a CDS encoding protein adenylyltransferase SelO family protein, whose translation MSTKSDSLKGKLTENFSEFSQLSDYSFMNSLKADPQSTKDGNDHKPRSIYSGHYVPVVPTAIPEPEYISHSNKLFKELGLSSDLTKDENFCRFFSGDISVANYPMSTVGWATGYALSIYGTEYTQQCPFGTGNGYGDGRAISVFEGLFNGKRMEMQLKGGGPTPYCRGADGRAVLRSSVREFLAQELMDALGIPTSRSLTLYVSRSEIVRRPWYSKGSRYFEPDIMIDNQAAITTRVAPSFLRVGQIELFARRVRNNAHDEALNELKMIVQHLIDRNYKDEIEYEISIESKVIKLASLYRSRLISLIANWMRVGYCQGNFNSDNCAAGGYTLDYGPFGFCELFDPRFQPWTGGGEHFSFFNQPSAAAINFKTFCSSLSPLLSQSKQDQEKLNQIEKDFSGLMNKELMKMWANKLGLEHYNETLINEFFNLMAISKADYTILFRKLSEIPDNLDSLKESFYLPINDELNNRWEVWLENWQLVLKKEGNIKEKSTSMKSLNPVYTWREWMVVPAYEEAEKGNYKKIKELQDVFSNPYIEQPSEIDQKYNRLKPSQYFNYGGISHYSCSS comes from the coding sequence ATGTCAACCAAATCTGATTCATTAAAAGGAAAGCTTACAGAAAATTTTTCTGAATTTTCTCAACTATCTGACTATTCTTTTATGAATTCTCTTAAAGCAGATCCTCAATCAACAAAAGATGGAAATGATCACAAGCCGCGTTCAATATATTCAGGTCATTATGTACCAGTTGTGCCAACTGCTATTCCAGAACCAGAATATATTTCTCATAGCAACAAACTTTTTAAAGAACTAGGGCTAAGCTCAGATCTTACTAAAGACGAGAATTTTTGTCGTTTTTTCTCAGGTGATATTTCTGTTGCTAATTATCCAATGAGTACTGTTGGTTGGGCAACAGGTTATGCATTATCAATTTACGGAACTGAATATACCCAACAATGTCCCTTTGGCACCGGCAATGGTTATGGCGATGGCAGAGCAATTTCTGTTTTTGAAGGTTTATTCAATGGGAAAAGAATGGAAATGCAACTTAAAGGAGGAGGTCCAACTCCCTACTGTCGTGGAGCAGATGGCAGGGCTGTACTACGTTCTAGCGTACGAGAATTTCTCGCACAGGAATTAATGGATGCCTTGGGAATCCCTACCTCAAGATCTTTAACACTTTATGTCTCACGTTCAGAAATAGTTAGAAGACCTTGGTATTCCAAAGGGTCAAGATATTTTGAACCTGATATCATGATTGATAATCAAGCGGCAATTACTACGAGAGTCGCTCCATCTTTTTTACGTGTAGGCCAGATTGAACTTTTTGCAAGACGAGTTCGTAATAATGCGCATGATGAAGCCCTCAATGAACTAAAGATGATAGTTCAACATCTAATTGATAGAAATTATAAAGATGAAATTGAATATGAGATTTCAATTGAAAGTAAAGTAATAAAACTGGCTTCTTTATACAGATCAAGACTTATATCACTTATAGCCAACTGGATGAGAGTTGGTTATTGCCAGGGTAATTTCAATAGTGATAATTGTGCTGCTGGAGGTTATACCTTGGATTATGGCCCCTTTGGATTCTGTGAATTATTTGATCCAAGATTTCAACCATGGACAGGTGGAGGTGAACATTTCTCATTTTTTAATCAGCCTTCTGCAGCGGCAATCAACTTTAAAACATTCTGTTCCTCTCTTAGTCCGTTACTTTCACAAAGCAAACAAGATCAAGAAAAGTTAAATCAAATCGAAAAAGACTTTTCTGGATTAATGAATAAGGAATTGATGAAAATGTGGGCCAACAAACTTGGTTTAGAACATTACAACGAAACTCTAATAAATGAATTTTTTAATCTCATGGCAATTTCAAAAGCAGACTATACAATTTTGTTCCGTAAACTCTCTGAAATACCTGATAACTTAGATTCTTTAAAAGAGAGTTTCTATTTACCAATTAATGATGAGCTCAATAATAGGTGGGAAGTATGGCTTGAAAACTGGCAATTAGTCTTGAAGAAAGAGGGAAATATTAAAGAAAAATCGACATCAATGAAATCCCTTAATCCAGTCTATACTTGGCGCGAATGGATGGTCGTTCCCGCATATGAAGAAGCTGAAAAGGGAAATTACAAAAAGATAAAAGAGTTACAAGATGTTTTTAGCAATCCATATATAGAACAACCCTCAGAAATAGATCAAAAATATAATCGACTAAAACCAAGCCAGTATTTTAACTATGGAGGAATATCTCACTACAGCTGTTCTTCATAA
- a CDS encoding sodium-dependent transporter, translating into MDSKISQREQWTSKLGFILAAAGSAVGLGNLWGFAYRASQGGGAAFVLLYILIVLIVCLPVFVAEMALGRNAMASTLLAPVKLAGKNWYPLGILFFIAPLGIASYYSVIMGWTADTLFHSLFFGLPKNLTEAETFFGSISSGSSVLLGHLLSLVLTAIIVSSGIKKGIEKVTRYFMPILFIIIVILAIWATSLSGAWEGYKTFLLKFDFNELRNPQTIRNAFTQAFFSLSLGIGIMVTYASYLNKKSNLPKLSVGVASLDTLVGLMAGFITFPIVLTFGLSDAISESTVGALFISIPTGLGSYGAAGRIVAVAFFALAYIAAITSSVSLLEVPVSSLMDKFGFKREKSVWLITLFLFLAGIPSALNLNILGTVDSIFGGVLLIFGGFLVTFFMGWVVPGKFNEELSDSKVGIKTTRYLKFMTRWIAPPIIGFGLFISVFDLLKGWVS; encoded by the coding sequence TTGGACTCAAAAATTTCTCAGAGAGAACAATGGACTAGTAAGCTAGGATTCATTCTCGCAGCTGCTGGTAGTGCAGTAGGTCTAGGCAACCTTTGGGGTTTTGCTTACAGAGCATCTCAGGGTGGAGGTGCGGCTTTTGTACTTTTATATATATTGATCGTTTTAATTGTATGTCTTCCAGTATTTGTTGCTGAAATGGCTCTAGGGAGAAACGCAATGGCAAGCACATTGCTTGCTCCTGTAAAGCTGGCAGGGAAGAATTGGTATCCATTAGGAATTCTTTTCTTCATAGCCCCTTTAGGAATAGCATCATATTATTCAGTGATCATGGGATGGACTGCAGATACCTTGTTCCATTCTTTATTTTTTGGATTACCAAAGAATTTAACTGAAGCAGAAACCTTCTTTGGCTCGATTAGTAGTGGCAGCAGTGTTTTGTTGGGCCACCTATTAAGTCTTGTACTTACAGCAATAATAGTTTCATCAGGTATAAAAAAAGGTATAGAAAAGGTTACTAGATATTTCATGCCAATCCTTTTCATAATTATTGTGATTCTTGCTATTTGGGCTACTTCACTTTCAGGGGCATGGGAAGGATATAAAACATTTCTACTTAAGTTTGACTTTAATGAATTGAGAAATCCTCAAACAATAAGAAACGCTTTTACACAAGCATTCTTTTCATTAAGCTTAGGGATTGGAATTATGGTTACCTACGCATCCTATTTAAATAAAAAAAGTAATCTTCCAAAACTAAGTGTAGGAGTTGCATCATTAGATACTTTGGTTGGACTAATGGCTGGATTTATAACTTTCCCAATAGTTTTAACATTCGGTTTAAGTGATGCTATTTCTGAATCCACTGTTGGTGCTTTATTTATCTCAATTCCAACAGGTTTAGGTTCATATGGTGCAGCAGGAAGAATTGTAGCTGTTGCATTTTTTGCACTAGCTTATATCGCAGCCATAACTTCATCTGTTTCATTATTGGAGGTTCCAGTTTCCTCTTTAATGGATAAATTCGGCTTTAAAAGAGAAAAATCGGTTTGGTTGATAACTCTTTTCCTATTCTTAGCAGGCATTCCTTCTGCATTAAATTTAAATATTCTTGGAACTGTTGATTCGATTTTTGGTGGCGTATTACTGATCTTTGGTGGATTCTTGGTTACTTTCTTTATGGGATGGGTAGTCCCTGGAAAATTTAATGAAGAACTTAGTGATTCAAAAGTTGGAATCAAAACGACACGTTATTTGAAATTCATGACAAGATGGATTGCTCCCCCAATTATTGGTTTTGGACTATTTATTAGTGTGTTTGATTTGCTCAAAGGCTGGGTAAGTTAG
- a CDS encoding DUF3764 family protein has product MTIETTILDFQLSNTYEEYESHMNAKEQQTMFKEMGVKTFYIGKSLDDPQRATVIFQGPENVLYDIFMNPETKPIVEASGHIYEGTKITRWIS; this is encoded by the coding sequence ATGACTATTGAAACGACTATTTTAGATTTTCAACTAAGTAATACCTATGAGGAGTATGAATCACATATGAATGCAAAAGAACAGCAGACGATGTTTAAAGAAATGGGAGTTAAAACATTTTATATTGGTAAATCATTAGATGATCCTCAAAGGGCAACTGTTATTTTTCAAGGGCCAGAAAATGTTTTATATGATATTTTTATGAATCCCGAAACAAAACCTATAGTTGAAGCTTCAGGACATATTTATGAGGGTACAAAAATAACACGCTGGATTTCTTAA
- a CDS encoding NRAMP family divalent metal transporter, producing the protein MNLTKGIQKSLGPGIVLAGAAIGGSHLLSSTTAGARFGFSLVGLILLTNLLKYPFLLVGTRFTASTGKSLLEGFKERNSLYLPLFLIVSLITGTFTIAAVSFVSGVLLTNIPFFSTFPAMDLSIGILIVSGMILILGKYKALDRISKFLVSLLTLLTLFAVLSLLFKGSINESLNMSFFEPEISPWKLTNLAFLIPLMGWMPCPVELCVWPSLWMFSRAKDSNYKPNISEAEFDFNLGYLITVVTAIFFLTLGAITMYGTGDGMLSGSGVSFAQKLILLYTKSIGNWAKWIIIPAAFAAMFSTTITCLDAYPRSISAIQGLLRGTDFGHLDSKAERNRFQIWMIVHIFASLIALLIARSGGIGVKDFVFAAMTGSFLTAPLFAWMAMDTINSKLVPFKNRYGFFLKTISWIGLIFLTLFSLLFIANSFFGLGIY; encoded by the coding sequence ATGAATTTAACAAAAGGAATACAAAAAAGTTTAGGTCCAGGAATTGTCCTAGCTGGAGCGGCAATTGGGGGTTCTCATTTATTATCATCCACTACTGCTGGCGCAAGGTTTGGATTCTCATTAGTTGGCCTAATCCTTCTTACTAATCTTTTGAAATATCCATTCTTGTTGGTTGGGACTAGATTTACGGCATCTACTGGTAAATCATTATTAGAAGGTTTTAAAGAGAGGAATTCTTTGTATCTTCCTTTATTTCTAATAGTTAGTCTAATTACAGGTACTTTCACAATAGCTGCTGTAAGTTTTGTCTCTGGTGTCCTTTTAACTAATATTCCCTTTTTCTCAACTTTTCCAGCTATGGATTTGTCGATAGGAATCCTGATTGTTTCTGGAATGATATTAATTCTTGGTAAATATAAAGCCCTTGATAGAATTTCAAAATTTTTAGTATCTCTACTAACTTTATTAACATTATTTGCAGTTTTATCGCTTTTGTTCAAAGGGTCAATAAATGAGTCCTTAAATATGAGTTTTTTTGAACCAGAAATCAGCCCATGGAAGTTAACAAATTTAGCTTTTTTGATCCCTTTAATGGGATGGATGCCTTGCCCAGTAGAGTTATGTGTTTGGCCTTCTTTATGGATGTTTTCTCGAGCGAAAGATTCAAATTATAAGCCAAATATTAGTGAAGCAGAATTTGATTTTAATCTTGGTTACTTAATAACTGTTGTTACGGCTATTTTCTTCCTTACTCTTGGCGCAATAACAATGTATGGTACTGGTGATGGAATGCTTTCCGGAAGTGGAGTCTCCTTCGCTCAAAAGTTAATACTCCTTTACACTAAATCCATCGGGAATTGGGCTAAATGGATCATAATACCTGCAGCATTTGCCGCAATGTTTAGTACTACAATTACTTGTCTAGATGCATATCCAAGAAGTATTTCTGCTATTCAAGGTTTATTGAGAGGCACTGATTTTGGACACCTGGATTCCAAAGCAGAGCGCAATAGATTTCAAATTTGGATGATTGTACATATCTTTGCATCATTAATAGCTTTGCTGATTGCAAGGTCAGGAGGTATAGGAGTAAAAGATTTTGTATTTGCTGCAATGACTGGAAGTTTTCTAACCGCCCCTTTATTTGCTTGGATGGCAATGGATACTATAAATAGCAAATTAGTACCATTTAAAAATAGATATGGATTTTTTCTAAAAACAATAAGTTGGATAGGATTAATTTTTTTAACATTATTTAGTTTATTGTTTATTGCAAATTCATTTTTTGGGCTTGGGATTTATTAA
- a CDS encoding DUF2839 family protein, whose protein sequence is MYGNSSVLIMGEAKRRKNLGIPPREKTEDIKLPQLDKKAIQQKVRTTLYKYPIIPFLFYGAAILILIGGLFYVFKSFNIA, encoded by the coding sequence ATGTATGGGAATTCCTCAGTATTAATTATGGGTGAGGCAAAGAGAAGAAAAAATTTAGGTATTCCGCCTAGAGAAAAAACTGAAGATATAAAGTTGCCTCAACTTGATAAAAAAGCCATACAACAAAAAGTAAGGACTACATTGTATAAATATCCAATTATCCCTTTTCTTTTTTATGGAGCTGCAATATTGATCCTAATAGGAGGTTTATTTTATGTTTTCAAATCCTTTAATATTGCTTAA
- a CDS encoding DUF2839 family protein yields the protein MGEAKRREELGLPPRPKKNELNKSDRYLSWLPITKSRIKKYPYMGVATMALGAIIFLVSGGANRIN from the coding sequence ATGGGCGAAGCTAAAAGAAGAGAAGAATTAGGATTACCACCTAGACCAAAAAAAAATGAATTAAATAAATCTGATAGATACCTTTCATGGCTTCCAATTACTAAATCAAGAATTAAGAAATACCCTTATATGGGTGTAGCAACAATGGCACTAGGAGCGATAATTTTCTTAGTAAGTGGGGGAGCAAATAGGATTAATTAA